One genomic segment of Natrialbaceae archaeon AArc-T1-2 includes these proteins:
- a CDS encoding metal-dependent hydrolase encodes MYQAGHVGAALLAYTPLGVATALAGHESVAIGGALVSIALATLPDVDHQLPSIEHRGPTHTVLFAVLVGIVVSVAATVAVGPSSTVGGVSIGAFAFVVGTLAIVSHLLADAITPMGIRPFWPVSDRHYTLDLTRAANPVANYALLTVGVVAVSLGAGVVSALG; translated from the coding sequence ATGTACCAGGCTGGACACGTCGGCGCGGCACTGCTCGCGTACACGCCGCTTGGCGTGGCCACCGCGCTTGCGGGCCACGAATCGGTGGCAATCGGCGGCGCGCTCGTCTCGATCGCGCTCGCGACGCTACCCGACGTCGATCACCAGCTGCCGTCTATCGAACATCGAGGACCGACTCACACCGTGTTGTTCGCCGTACTGGTCGGAATCGTCGTTTCCGTCGCGGCGACCGTCGCCGTCGGTCCGTCCTCGACCGTCGGCGGCGTTTCGATCGGCGCGTTCGCTTTCGTCGTCGGGACGCTCGCGATCGTCTCACACCTGCTGGCCGACGCGATCACACCGATGGGGATTCGACCGTTCTGGCCCGTGTCGGACCGACACTACACGCTCGATCTCACGCGGGCGGCGAACCCGGTCGCAAACTACGCGCTCCTTACAGTCGGCGTCGTCGCCGTCTCTCTCGGTGCTGGCGTCGTCTCCGCACTCGGCTGA
- a CDS encoding GNAT family N-acetyltransferase: MYVRDAKNREEVWLLEQIESMELDDTAFRSRDYVVAIDENSGTKAGFGRIRVHKGEVDVCELTSIGVLEEWRGQGVGAHVIERLLEYAGDDGFEAVYALTGEVEYLMQFGFRPIEEGRLPAPLADRLEEKREETDPNAVPLRIEVGRFRMPERLREAFKRATARQDDEDDGETAEDFGIDPDSATYKYDTGR; encoded by the coding sequence ATGTACGTGCGGGACGCGAAAAACAGAGAGGAGGTCTGGCTGCTCGAGCAGATCGAGTCGATGGAGCTCGACGACACGGCGTTCCGCTCGCGCGATTACGTCGTCGCGATCGACGAGAACTCCGGCACGAAGGCAGGCTTCGGTCGCATCCGGGTCCACAAAGGCGAGGTGGACGTCTGTGAACTCACGAGTATCGGCGTCCTCGAGGAGTGGCGCGGCCAGGGCGTCGGTGCCCACGTGATCGAACGCTTACTCGAGTACGCCGGCGACGACGGCTTCGAGGCCGTGTACGCGCTGACTGGCGAGGTAGAGTATCTTATGCAGTTTGGTTTCCGTCCCATCGAGGAAGGGAGGCTTCCGGCACCGCTCGCCGATCGCCTCGAGGAGAAACGCGAGGAGACGGATCCGAACGCGGTCCCGTTACGGATCGAGGTCGGCCGGTTCCGGATGCCGGAACGACTCCGCGAGGCGTTCAAACGTGCAACGGCACGCCAGGACGACGAAGACGACGGCGAGACGGCCGAAGACTTCGGTATTGACCCCGATTCGGCGACGTACAAGTACGATACCGGCCGCTAG
- a CDS encoding AMP-binding protein, producing MENDSVDEIVHEPAQEFVESTNVYAFMQEYGIDDYDELIERTTTEVDGVDESGVGWFWDELVDYLGIEFDEEYDEVRDDSESETRSVSAGASDEPASRGGPQFTDWYPGGKINIAHNVLDRHADLEAETRNRVACIWEGEDGEVREVTYHDLHRQSNKVANALEERGVETGDTVALYMPMVPEVVSILYGCFKVGAIVVPIFSGFGVEAAATRIEDSEPAVLFTGDGFYRRGDHVLLKESADEAIDEAGHVEHTIVVDRLGASDDDVDLEIPWTDRDEWWAEAVERQDDAYETASLPSDQESMLLYSSGTTGKPKGIVHTHAGALMQCAKEVYFGFDLKPSDRFFWVSDIGWMMGPWTLIGTHTFGGTTFMYEGAPDHPEPDRFWEMIDRHAITQFGISPTAIRALRKHGTRQTSSDEPSGSGEAGDDEWVEGHDLSSLRLLGSTGEPWDPESWQWFYENVGNEETPIINISGGTEICGCFLMPMPIQPLKPCTLGGPGLGMDVDIVDSSGESIADTNERGFLVARDSCPSMTKSLWSGDERYLEEYWSSWEDLWDHGDWAQKDEDGFWFLHGRADDALNVAGRKVGPAEIEGVLIDHDAVNQAAAVGVPDETTGTAVVAYVILEEGEEPSKELREELRAQVGEEHGKPFRPRELLFVDEFPKTQSGKVIRRAIEAAYTGEDLGDLSSLENPDALAALEEAS from the coding sequence ATGGAGAACGATTCGGTCGACGAAATCGTCCACGAACCGGCCCAGGAGTTCGTCGAATCGACGAACGTCTACGCGTTCATGCAGGAGTACGGCATCGACGACTACGACGAACTCATCGAGCGCACCACAACGGAGGTCGACGGCGTCGACGAAAGCGGCGTCGGCTGGTTCTGGGACGAGCTAGTCGACTACCTCGGGATCGAGTTCGACGAGGAGTACGACGAGGTCAGAGACGACAGCGAGAGCGAGACACGAAGCGTCTCAGCGGGTGCGAGCGATGAACCCGCGAGCCGCGGGGGGCCACAGTTCACCGACTGGTATCCCGGTGGGAAGATAAACATCGCCCACAACGTCCTGGATCGCCACGCCGACCTCGAGGCGGAGACCCGAAACAGGGTCGCCTGCATCTGGGAGGGCGAAGACGGCGAGGTTCGGGAGGTAACCTACCACGACCTGCATCGCCAGTCGAACAAGGTAGCAAACGCCTTAGAAGAGCGGGGCGTCGAGACGGGCGATACGGTTGCACTCTACATGCCGATGGTGCCCGAGGTCGTCTCGATCCTCTATGGCTGTTTCAAAGTCGGTGCGATCGTGGTGCCGATCTTCTCGGGTTTCGGCGTCGAGGCCGCCGCGACGCGGATCGAAGACAGTGAGCCCGCCGTCTTGTTCACCGGCGACGGCTTCTACCGCCGGGGAGACCACGTCCTGTTGAAGGAGTCGGCAGACGAGGCTATCGACGAGGCGGGCCACGTCGAACACACGATCGTCGTCGATCGCCTCGGTGCCAGCGACGACGACGTCGACCTCGAGATTCCCTGGACCGACCGCGACGAGTGGTGGGCCGAGGCCGTCGAGCGCCAGGACGACGCCTACGAAACGGCGTCCCTGCCCTCGGACCAGGAGTCGATGTTGCTGTACTCCTCGGGGACGACCGGCAAGCCGAAGGGGATCGTCCACACCCACGCCGGCGCGTTGATGCAGTGTGCCAAGGAGGTGTACTTCGGCTTCGATCTGAAACCCTCGGACCGCTTTTTCTGGGTGTCGGACATCGGCTGGATGATGGGGCCGTGGACGCTCATCGGCACCCACACCTTCGGCGGGACGACGTTCATGTACGAGGGCGCACCCGACCATCCCGAACCCGACCGATTCTGGGAGATGATCGACCGCCACGCGATCACCCAGTTCGGTATCTCGCCGACCGCCATTCGGGCGCTTCGCAAACACGGCACGCGTCAGACGTCGTCTGACGAGCCATCCGGCTCCGGAGAAGCCGGAGACGACGAGTGGGTCGAGGGCCACGACCTCTCCTCGCTACGCCTGCTCGGCTCGACCGGCGAACCCTGGGATCCCGAGTCCTGGCAGTGGTTCTACGAGAACGTCGGCAACGAGGAGACACCGATCATCAACATCTCTGGCGGCACCGAGATCTGTGGCTGTTTCCTCATGCCGATGCCGATCCAGCCGCTGAAACCCTGCACCCTCGGCGGCCCCGGACTCGGGATGGACGTCGACATCGTCGACTCCTCGGGCGAGTCCATCGCCGACACGAACGAACGGGGCTTTCTCGTCGCGCGTGACTCCTGTCCGTCGATGACCAAGTCGCTCTGGAGTGGCGACGAACGCTACCTGGAAGAGTACTGGTCCTCCTGGGAGGACCTCTGGGACCACGGCGACTGGGCACAGAAAGACGAGGACGGATTCTGGTTCCTCCACGGCCGGGCCGACGACGCCCTCAACGTGGCAGGTCGGAAGGTCGGCCCCGCCGAGATCGAAGGCGTGCTCATCGACCACGACGCGGTCAACCAGGCCGCCGCCGTCGGCGTTCCCGACGAGACGACGGGCACTGCCGTCGTCGCCTACGTCATCTTAGAGGAGGGCGAAGAACCCTCCAAGGAGCTCCGCGAGGAACTGCGCGCCCAGGTCGGCGAGGAACACGGCAAGCCGTTTCGCCCCCGCGAGCTCCTCTTCGTCGACGAGTTCCCGAAAACGCAATCCGGCAAAGTCATTCGCCGGGCGATCGAAGCCGCCTACACCGGCGAAGACCTGGGAGATCTCTCGAGTCTCGAGAACCCCGACGCCCTGGCGGCACTCGAGGAGGCGAGTTGA
- a CDS encoding type IV pilin: MSPRRPLTDEDDGLSPVVGVVLLVGIVVSAMSLILFAVSGYGVFESEPSADLVYYEDSTGGGLEVTIAVSEADRLSEGNTRVQVDGERCDDVWDGSGEVEPGDVVTFDCGGGIDEGDTVQIVWSDGPGSHETLIDTYDVRDD; encoded by the coding sequence ATGAGCCCGCGTCGTCCCCTCACAGACGAGGACGATGGTCTGTCGCCCGTCGTCGGCGTCGTGTTACTCGTCGGAATCGTGGTCTCGGCGATGTCACTGATCCTGTTCGCGGTCTCGGGGTACGGCGTGTTCGAGTCCGAACCGAGCGCCGATCTGGTGTACTACGAGGATAGTACCGGTGGTGGTCTCGAGGTGACGATCGCCGTCTCCGAGGCGGATCGCCTCTCCGAAGGGAACACACGTGTCCAGGTCGACGGCGAGCGCTGTGACGATGTCTGGGACGGAAGTGGGGAGGTCGAGCCCGGAGACGTCGTAACGTTCGACTGTGGCGGCGGTATCGACGAGGGTGATACGGTGCAGATCGTCTGGTCTGACGGGCCCGGATCCCACGAGACGCTGATCGACACCTACGACGTACGCGACGACTGA